The following nucleotide sequence is from Triticum dicoccoides isolate Atlit2015 ecotype Zavitan chromosome 7B, WEW_v2.0, whole genome shotgun sequence.
AAATGTCACACTTGCCTACCAATTTACCAACGGTACGGCAAAATTGCTTCTAGCTGCTGATAGGCACTAAAAATGGTCAGGGCAGTTTTGATATAATCTACAGTTATTCATTCTTATGCTGTTACGCATCTGGAATCCCTGTTTAAAGTAGTAGTTTCCCCATTTTGAACTAGTAATCACTCACTACATCATTACATGTTGATGGGAAAAAACACTTGAGGTTATCTGTAGTGAGTAGTTCATGTGTGGATGCGTGGGGTACCCATGAATATGCATGGTCGTAGTTGAGGTTTTCTGTATTGCTGACCATCCTAACCTTGAAAGTTCTTCTGTGGTGGTCTGCTAAGCTTTGCTAGTAATGTGTTGTTACCGTCCTCTTGTTGAAGTATCATTGCTTAGCCCATTGCGTGCAATAGCACTATGGGAATTTATATTGAGGTTCCATTGTGTGACTAAAACATCTGGTTTTCACCGAACAGGCCCTGTGGCGGAAGATATGTTCCACTGGCAGGCGACAATCATGGGTCCATCGGAAAGCCCATATGCTGGTGGTGTATTTTTGGTTACTATTCACTTCCCCCCAGACTACCCATTCAAGCCACCCAAGGTATGCAGTCGAGTGTATGCAACGATCTGAAATTATTCCTAGGATGATACAGGAGTGCCTTTTCAACTCTAGCTTTTTGAGATTTCCCAAAGCCCTGTTAGAAGAAACTTCCTTGCCAACGTCTTGCATTAATTCTCATCAAATTTTTGATTCAAGCTTAATTACTACTGTCAGACTATCAGACAAACTGTAAAGTTGTCTAGCCCAGAGTCAGTTGAATGGTTCATCTATTAGCATGTCCCTTCTATGTTTGTGTGTCAATCACTGGACCTGTATATATCAAAAGCTAGTATTTCACAACTCCTGTCCTTTGTGTGTACAGCGGATGATTCTTGCATGATGCATGTTCTAGTAAAGTTGTGATGATCGAGTTGTGCTTATTGGAAAGATACTCTAGTATGATAATTGAGATGCATGTTACATAACAATGATTACTTCCATGTGGTGGAAAGGTTGACTAGGAGAGGGTTTCATGTTATTTTTCTGTTCCATGCTAGCACATGTAGATAAAATATTTGTGCTATAGCAATGATCTAAGTAGTTGCAACTGCTTTGCCAAATGTCTTTCAACATTTCAAGTAAATCTGAAATGCTTGTCTTGAGCTCCGCATTTCCTCTAGCTAAATTATGATGGAAACAATTTTCCAGGTTGCatttaaaacaaaggttttccaccCAAATATCAACAGCAATGGGAGCATCTGTCTTGATATCTTGAAGGAGCAATGGAGCCCTGCATTGACAGTTTCAAAGGTGACACAATTCTTCCTTCTCATGGTTTTCTAACAAACTCGGTGGTAAACGTGATACCTGTCATTGAGCTGGAGTTCCAGCAGTTTTAATTCTTACAGCTTAGCCAAAGCATGTCAAAGTTAAACTATCTGTGCAGTAACCTTGCAGCAGCATTCGTTCTCTAGTTGCCACGTTCATCTGACAAGCCCCTATTTCCAGGTGCTCCTTTCAATCTGCTCTCTACTAACGGACCCAAACCCCGACGACCCGTTGGTTCCGGAGATTGCACACATGTACAAGAGCGACCGTGCAAAGTATGAGTCCACAGCGAGGAGCTGGACCCAGAAGTATGCAATGGGCTGACCCTGGTAGCCGCGGGTGGAGGATGATGTTGGAGCCATCTTCGCTTGTAACACCTAATGTATCTTTGTTCctgttctgctgctgctatatgggaTTGTACTGTCCACCTGACTGAATTCAAGTGTCATATTGTGAAGTGATGGCAAAAGGCCTCTAATGGGTCTATGGGTGCACCCATCCAACAAATTAATAGAGATGGGAACTGAAACTAAAGTTGTTCCGTTGCTTGACCTGATTGGTGTCCTCCTCGTATTTGTCCCTTATTTACTTCCATATGTTGTGGATGCTACTCTTGCATTTGTTGCTGATGAAGCTTGCATCACTAAATCGATAGCACATGCTTGGACCGTACTGTGTGGATCACCAAATTGACCGCAATTGTCGAACGTGGTCGATTTGTGAAAGTAAGGGGCTGTTCGGCAGTCAACTGCTCCCTGAAATTCAAGGATCTGCAGAGCACCTGTCCCCCTGCTCCGTACTTTTTACCTTCAGCTCCGCCAACTCCAGGAGCGAGAGCGTGGAGTCGGAGGGATGCCGAACAGGCCTTAACTCCCAACAGAGTTCACCACCAAATTGAATCCATCCAACAACAGATAAATAAGATGTTTGTGTTTGTATTGGCCTGATGTCCAAAATCTTACAAACGCATCAAGCTTGGGGGAGATTTAGTGAGAAGGGCAACTTCCAACACAGTTCACCAAATCAGGCTTTCGGCCCAAAACACTTTTAACCATGGCTTTCGCTCCAAGGCACTTTTAATCATCGACACTTTTAACCATGGCTTTCGGTCCAAGACACTTTCAATCATCCAACAACGGAAAAAAAATGTTTACCACCATATTGAATCCATCCAACAACGGACAAATAAAATGTTTGTGTTTGTATTGGTCCGATGTTCGAAATCTTACAAACCAGCATCAAGCTTGGGGGAGATTTAGTGATTTGCGAAGGGCAACTCCCAACACAGTTCACCAAATCGACAGTCCATCCAATGGCTTTCGGTCCAAGACACTTTTCGGCCCGGATGTCCGAAATCTTACAAACCAGTATCAACCTTGCCAGATATAGTGATTTGCGAAGGGCAACTCCCAACACAGTTCACCAAATTGACCGCCCATTGAATGGCTTTTGGTCTAGACACTTTTACCCATCCAAAAACAGACAAATCCCGATGTCCGAAATCTTACAAACCAACATCAACCTTGGGGGAGATTTATTGAGTCCGGACATCCGCCATGTCAGACTCACACAGACCCACGGTGTCTGATATATTGCAAACCAGCATCAACCCTAGGGAAATTTAGTGAGTTCGGACAATCGACTTTGATAACACGGACCCACCCAAAACCCCTCTCTGCGTCTCGAGAACCCTATGTGCATTCGGAGCAAATGTCATCGGCGTGGAACTCAGGAAGCTTACTCCAACGCTCTGCATTCAACATGCCGCTCGTCTGCTTCGGCTATTTAAGCCGGCCGGCCATGCCCTAGCACCCTACCCTTCCGAGCCCTTTGCCCACCGTCCGAGCTGCCATCGAACCATCTCTTCTCACCCTATTCGAGCCCCTTCACATCCTCGTATGTTAGTGGCAGCAATTNNNNNNNNNNNNNNNNNNNNNNNNNNNNNNNNNNNNNNNNNNNNNNNNNNNNNNNNNNNNNNNNNNNNNNNNNNNNNNNNNNNNNNNNNNNNNNNNNNNNNNNNNNNNNNNNNNNNNNNNNNNNNNNNNNNNNNNNNNNNNNNNNNNNNNNNNNNNNNNNNNNNNNNNNNNNNNNNNNNNNNNNNNNNNNNNNNNNNNNNNNNNNNNNNNNNNNNNNNNNNNNNNNNNNNNNNNNNNNNNNNNNNNNNNNNNNNNNNNNNNNNNNNNNNNNNNNNNNNNNNNNNNNNNNNNNNNNNNNNNNNNNNNNNNNNNNNCGGCGGCATGCCCACATTGAGGCGGGGCAACCTCCAAGCTCTCCGGAGTTGAGCTCAGAGGAGGGGGAGattgttgagtatatgtgttatgtgcatattgtgtattgggcccgcctcctagttccttgtatagttgaggtccgtgGCCCATCTTTgaacatcatatatacgtgcctatgcacgaaGAGCAATACATCATGCAAtcatacatggtatcagtttttagaTTTTCATCCTagtcttccgccgccgccgccgccgcgcgtctcctccgcgctgccgccgctgccacccagccgccgccgctcgcgcctgtaggatcgaaagtatgtctgagGGGGTGGAGTGAttaaactacttgaccaaataaaaatcaagccttttcccaattttaagtctcggTAGATTTTAGTAACTttagacaagtcaagcaatcaacctacacatgcaattctaagaatatagcagcggaatgtaaaacattgcacatgaaggtaaagggaggagtttggagggagcaaacgcaatgttgacacggagatttttggcatggttccgataggtggtgctatcatacatccacgttgatggagacttcaacacacgaagggtaatggctgcgtgagtccacggagggctccacccacgaagaagcaaccttgtctaccccacaatggcca
It contains:
- the LOC119337941 gene encoding ubiquitin-conjugating enzyme E2 28, with amino-acid sequence MASKRILKELKDLQRDPPTSCSAGPVAEDMFHWQATIMGPSESPYAGGVFLVTIHFPPDYPFKPPKVAFKTKVFHPNINSNGSICLDILKEQWSPALTVSKVLLSICSLLTDPNPDDPLVPEIAHMYKSDRAKYESTARSWTQKYAMG